From a region of the Mercurialis annua linkage group LG1-X, ddMerAnnu1.2, whole genome shotgun sequence genome:
- the LOC126677363 gene encoding uncharacterized protein LOC126677363 — MEGTRKRQGYVWAVSAGINAALAAIAAKFITSQLFKYALVVAFNVIMWGCYVSSLKALSSLQATVTNFATNFISSGVAGYLLFNETLSAQWFAGALLIVIGVVILSKSSIEQKASVD; from the exons ATGGAGGGCACCAGGAAAAGGCAAGGTTACGTATGGGCGGTATCTGCCGGAATCAACGCTGCTTTGGCCGCCATTGCCGCCAAGTTCATCACCAGTCAG TTATTTAAATATGCACTGGTCGTGGCATTCAACGTAATTATGTGGGGATGTTACGTTAGTAGTCTCAAAGCTCTTTCATCTCTGCAAGCTACGGTTACGAATTTCGCCACCAATTTCATCTCTTCGGGTGTAGCTGGATATCTTTTATTCAATGAGACACTATCTGCTCAG TGGTTTGCAGGTGCCTTGCTAATTGTAATCGGTGTAGTGATACTTAGCAAGTCGAGTATAGAACAAAAGGCTAGCGTGGATTAG
- the LOC126664856 gene encoding protein BASIC PENTACYSTEINE6: MQLIGPAMDNGGGHRENGRHKADQYKMAQGQWLMQAQPSMKQIMAIMAERDGAIYERNTAISEKKTAIAERDMAFLQRDSAIAERNNAIMERDNAIATLYRESSMGNGSMPSSSSPGFQLSRGVKHMHHPHHPQQQPHNVSHSSETSYGTREIQTSDILPMSPMGSEATKPRRVKRTKDAKVTNPNKKPSKPTRKVKRENEDLNKVMFGKSHEHDIAEAGDDLNKQLVVSKSDWKGHDLGLNQIAYDEATMPAPVCSCTGVFRQCYKWGSGGWQSSCCTTSLSMYPLPAVPNKRHARVGGRKMSGSAYSKLLSRLAAEGYDLSNPIDLKEHWAKHGTNRYITIK; the protein is encoded by the exons ATGCAATTAATTGGGCCTGCAATGGATAATGGTGGTGGGCATCGTGAAAATGGAAGACACAAAGCGGATCAATATAAAATGGCCCAGGGTCAG TGGTTGATGCAAGCTCAGCCTTCCATGAAACAGATCATGGCAATCATGGCTGAAAGAGATGGGGCTATTTATGAAAGAAATACGGCTATTTCAGAAAAGAAAACGGCTATTGCGGAGCGAGATATGGCATTCCTACAGCGGGACTCGGCTATTGCTGAACGAAATAATGCCATAATGGAGCGAGATAATGCCATTGCAACTCTATATCGGGAGAGCTCGATGGGAAATGGTAGTATGCCATCCTCTAGTTCTCCCGGATTCCAACTCTCACGTGGGGTGAAGCACATGCACCACCCGCACCACCCACAACAGCAACCTCATAATGTGTCCCACTCCAGTGAAACTTCATACGGCACTAGGGAAATACAAACTAGTGACATTCTCCCAATGTCTCCGATGGGTTCTGAAGCTACAAAACCTCGGAGGGTTAAAAGGACAAAAGATGCCAAAgtgacaaatccaaacaaaaagCCTTCAAAACCTACAAGGAAGGTCAAGAGGGAGAATGAAGATTTGAACAAAGTCATGTTTGGCAAATCACACGAGCATGATATTGCTGAAGCAGGTGACGATCTTAACAAACAGCTCGTAGTATCCAAGTCTGATTGGAAAGGTCATGATTTAGGATTAAACCAGATAGCATACGATGAGGCGACAATGCCAGCGCCAGTATGCTCTTGCACAGGGGTATTTAGGCAGTGCTACAAATGGGGAAGCGGCGGGTGGCAATCTTCATGTTGCACGACCTCTCTGTCTATGTATCCTCTACCGGCAGTGCCAAACAAGCGGCACGCACGCGTAGGTGGAAGAAAGATGAGTGGAAGTGCTTACAGCAAATTGCTAAGCCGGTTAGCCGCTGAAGGTTATGATCTATCAAATCCAATTGATCTCAAGGAACATTGGGCGAAACATGGTACTAATCGCTACATTACAATCAAGTAG
- the LOC126657950 gene encoding uncharacterized protein LOC126657950 isoform X2, protein MSAVEAEKKVDEENNGNNSKIAATEENGGELLFCGATSWDMVGRKKGSQDGNLVSPTRLRPLVGVDIRFVASGCASCHCVALDVDGRCFTWGRNDKGQLGHGDKIQRDRPTIVSELSKFKIISAAAGRSHTVVVTEDSQSLAFGWNKHGQLGTGFAKNETEASPVHCLVNDVKTTACGAEFTVWLSFIKGSSILTAGLPQYGQLGHGTDNEYNTKDSSVRLAYEAQPRPRPISSFSGETIVKVACGSNHTVAVDSSGHVYTWGFGGYGRLGHREQKDEWAPRRVDVFQRHNVLPPDAVISAGSVNSSCTAGGGQLYMWGKIKSTGDDWMYPKPLMDLSGWNLRCMDSGSMHHFVGADNSCISWGHAQYGELGYGPAGQKSSAIPKKVEILDGMHVIGVACGMGHSMVIVDRKNAADRLEQLDTYDGKASGEGSEEPENKIPAAKPSTKKAAAKNSDTLKKRKKSKDSSESENEEMSDDESGNSEEEANGRTPKSKRGGKASGKGGRGRPASASKGSTGKRGRPRKT, encoded by the exons ATGTCGGCTGTTGAAGCGGAGAAGAAGGTCGACGAGGAGAATAATGGTAATAATAGTAAGATAGCAGCAACAGAGGAGAATGGAGGTGAGTTATTGTTCTGCGGTGCTACCAGTTGGGACATGGTCGGTCGGAAGAAAGGCTCTCAAGATGGTAACCTGGTCTCTCCTACTCGTCTTCGTCCTCTCGTCGGCGTTGACATTCGCTTCGTTGCCTCCGGCTGCG CTTCCTGTCACTGTGTGGCGTTGGACGTTGACGGGCGTTGTTTTACATGGGGCCGGAATGAT AAGGGACAATTAGGTCACGGAGACAAAATTCAGCGCGATAGACCAACCATTGTTTCTGAACTTTCCAA GTTTAAAATTATTAGCGCTGCAGCAGGGAGAAGCCACACAGTGGTGGTCACTGAAGACAGTCAATCCCTAGCATTTGGCTGGAATAAACATGGGCAACTTGGTACCGGTTTTGCTAAAAATG AAACAGAGGCATCTCCTGTTCACTGTCTCGTGAATGATGTCAAAACTACTGCTTGTGGAGCTGAATTCACTGTCTGGTTATCATTTATTAAAGGATCTTCTATATT AACTGCTGGCCTTCCACAGTATGGTCAGCTtggacatggaacagacaatgAG TATAATACTAAAGATAGCTCAGTCAGGCTTGCTTATGAAGCCCAGCCACGCCCTAGACCGATAAGTTCTTTTTCTGGGGAAACTATTGTAAAGGTTGCATGTGGATCAAATCATACGG TGGCTGTGGATTCAAGTGGCCATGTTTACAC GTGGGGCTTTGGTGGTTATGGAAG GCTTGGGCATAGAGAGCAAAAGGATGAATGGGCCCCTCGTCGGGTGGATGTCTTTCAGAGGCATAATGTTCTACCTCCTGATGCAGTTATTTCTGCTGGTTCTGTCAATTCTTCATGTACAGCAG GAGGTGGACAGTTATATATGTGGGGCAAAATAAAGAGCACCGGTGATGACTGGATGTATCCTAAACCTCTAATGGATCTAAG TGGTTGGAATTTACGATGCATGGATTCTGGCAGCATGCACCATTTTGTTGGTGCTGATAACTCCTGCATAAGTTGGGGCCATGCTCAGTATGGTGAATTGGGATATGGTCCTGCTGGACAGAA GTCTTCAGCAATACCCAAGAAGGTAGAGATTCTCGATGGCATGCATGTTATTGG TGTTGCATGTGGTATGGGCCATTCAATGGTTATAGTTGATAGAAAAAATGCAGCTGATCGACTTGAACAG CTGGATACATATGATGGCAAAGCTTCTGGTGAAG GGAGTGAGGAACCTGAGAACAAAATTCCAGCTGCTAAGCCTAGTACAAAGAAAGCTGCAGCTAAAAATTCTGATACTTTGAAGAAAAGGAAGAAGTCCAAAGATTCATCAGAATCAGAAAACGAAGAGATGAGTGATGATGAAAGCGGGAATAGCGAAGAAGAGGCGAATGGCCGGACACCAAAAAGTAAGCGAGGTGGAAAGGCTTCTGGTAAAGGTGGACGGGGCCGCCCTGCTTCGGCAAGTAAAGGTAGCACTGGCAAGAGAGGTAGGCCAAGGAAGACATAG
- the LOC126665627 gene encoding bZIP transcription factor 29-like gives MESGSDENGGGAMQMLQSFTSYSGSSQMGNSNMRQGFNVDVSNKRIGVPPSHPNNSQFSTASRSNSHRSSSLHSRSLSQSCVFSLDSLPPLSPLPCLSTQSDPDFSMEDKGLSAPSPRTDSLPPRRAHRRSMSDSIPLAFSTIIQSSPQLIPIEKNSGIEKRSSVDGSGNNVEGKSQGEVVDDLFNAYMNLDNIDTLNSSGTEDRDLDSRASGSKANGAESSDNEVESRVKEGLKRSAGGDYTRGSRHCRSLSMDSYIGGLQFDDESLKFPPLGQQSPRNSIDGKSAKFNLEFGNTEFTEAELKKIMANEKLAEIAMADPKRAKRVLANRLSAARSKERKTRYMSELEQKVQTLQSEATTLSAQVTVLQRDSAALASQNNELKFCLQAMEQAAKLKDALNEALVGEVQRLRIAAAELRGEMHRQLPINQQMLKLNLNPYQIQQDQQKQLQQLSKQHQHNQPQCQQQNGEAASKFK, from the exons ATGGAGAGTGGCAGTGATGAAAATGGAGGAGGAGCTATGCAAATGCTTCAATCATTCACTAGTTACAGCGGTTCTTCTCAAATGGGTAATTCTAATATGCGTCAAGGTTTTAATGTTGATGTGAGTAATAAGAGAATCGGTGTGCCGCCTTCTCATCCGAATAATTCGCAGTTTAGTACGGCTTCAAGGTCAAACTCTCACCGGTCTTCTTCATTACATTCAAGGTCTTTGTCTCAGTCTTGTGTTTTTTCTCTTGATTCTTTGCCTCCTTTAAGTCCTTTGCCTTGTCTGTCTACTCAATCTGACCCTGATTTTTCAATGGAAGACAAGGGTTTGTCGGCTCCTTCTCCTCGTACTGATAGCTTACCTCCTCGTAGAGCTCATAGGCGATCAATGAGTGATAGTATTCCCTTAGCATTTTCTACTATTATTCAGTCATCTCCCCAGCTTATACCGATAGAGAAGAATTCGGGTATCGAAAAACGTAGCTCTGTAGATGGGAGTGGGAATAATGTAGAAGGGAAATCTCAGGGAGAAGTGGTGGATGATTTGTTTAATGCTTATATGAATTTGGATAATATTGATACTTTGAACTCTTCTGGTACTGAGGATAGGGATTTGGATAGTAGAGCCAGTGGTTCGAAGGCGAATGGCGCGGAAAGCAGTGATAATGAAGTGGAGAGTAGAGTTAAAGAAGGGCTTAAGAGAAGTGCCGGTGGTGATTACACGCGAGGCTCTCGCCATTGTAGAAGTTTGTCGATGGATAGTTATATAGGAGGTTTGCAGTTTGATGATGAGTCTTTGAAGTTTCCTCCTCTTGGCCAGCAGTCACCTAGAAATTCAATTGATGGGAAATCGGCTAAGTTCAATTTGGAATTTGGAAATACTGAGTTCACTGAAGCTGAGCTCAAAAAGATTATGGCAAATGAAAAGCTTGCTGAGATTGCTATGGCTGACCCCAAGCGTGCAAAAAG GGTTTTAGCTAATCGTCTATCAGCTGCTCGTTCTAAGGAGCGGAAAACACGATATATGTCAGAGTTAGAGCAAAAGGTGCAGACTTTGCAGTCAGAAGCAACAACCTTGTCTGCTCAGGTTACGGTCTTACAG CGAGATTCTGCGGCTCTTGCAAGCCAGAACAATGAATTGAAATTCTGTCTTCAGGCAATGGAACAAGCAGCCAAACTTAAAGATG CTTTAAATGAGGCATTAGTTGGAGAAGTTCAGCGGCTAAGGATTGCTGCTGCCGAGCTGAGAGGAGAAATGCACCGACAGCTTCCTATTAATCAGCAGATGTTAAAATTGAACCTGAACCCATATCAGATTCAGCAAGACCAACAAAAACAACTACAACAACTGTCAAAGCAGCATCAGCATAACCAGCCTCAGTGCCAGCAGCAGAATGGTGAGGCTGCTAGTAAGTTTAAATGA
- the LOC126657950 gene encoding uncharacterized protein LOC126657950 isoform X1, giving the protein MSAVEAEKKVDEENNGNNSKIAATEENGGELLFCGATSWDMVGRKKGSQDGNLVSPTRLRPLVGVDIRFVASGCASCHCVALDVDGRCFTWGRNDKGQLGHGDKIQRDRPTIVSELSKFKIISAAAGRSHTVVVTEDSQSLAFGWNKHGQLGTGFAKNETEASPVHCLVNDVKTTACGAEFTVWLSFIKGSSILTAGLPQYGQLGHGTDNEYNTKDSSVRLAYEAQPRPRPISSFSGETIVKVACGSNHTVAVDSSGHVYTWGFGGYGRLGHREQKDEWAPRRVDVFQRHNVLPPDAVISAGSVNSSCTAGGGQLYMWGKIKSTGDDWMYPKPLMDLSGWNLRCMDSGSMHHFVGADNSCISWGHAQYGELGYGPAGQKSSAIPKKVEILDGMHVIGVACGMGHSMVIVDRKNAADRLEQLDTYDGKASGEGTGSEEPENKIPAAKPSTKKAAAKNSDTLKKRKKSKDSSESENEEMSDDESGNSEEEANGRTPKSKRGGKASGKGGRGRPASASKGSTGKRGRPRKT; this is encoded by the exons ATGTCGGCTGTTGAAGCGGAGAAGAAGGTCGACGAGGAGAATAATGGTAATAATAGTAAGATAGCAGCAACAGAGGAGAATGGAGGTGAGTTATTGTTCTGCGGTGCTACCAGTTGGGACATGGTCGGTCGGAAGAAAGGCTCTCAAGATGGTAACCTGGTCTCTCCTACTCGTCTTCGTCCTCTCGTCGGCGTTGACATTCGCTTCGTTGCCTCCGGCTGCG CTTCCTGTCACTGTGTGGCGTTGGACGTTGACGGGCGTTGTTTTACATGGGGCCGGAATGAT AAGGGACAATTAGGTCACGGAGACAAAATTCAGCGCGATAGACCAACCATTGTTTCTGAACTTTCCAA GTTTAAAATTATTAGCGCTGCAGCAGGGAGAAGCCACACAGTGGTGGTCACTGAAGACAGTCAATCCCTAGCATTTGGCTGGAATAAACATGGGCAACTTGGTACCGGTTTTGCTAAAAATG AAACAGAGGCATCTCCTGTTCACTGTCTCGTGAATGATGTCAAAACTACTGCTTGTGGAGCTGAATTCACTGTCTGGTTATCATTTATTAAAGGATCTTCTATATT AACTGCTGGCCTTCCACAGTATGGTCAGCTtggacatggaacagacaatgAG TATAATACTAAAGATAGCTCAGTCAGGCTTGCTTATGAAGCCCAGCCACGCCCTAGACCGATAAGTTCTTTTTCTGGGGAAACTATTGTAAAGGTTGCATGTGGATCAAATCATACGG TGGCTGTGGATTCAAGTGGCCATGTTTACAC GTGGGGCTTTGGTGGTTATGGAAG GCTTGGGCATAGAGAGCAAAAGGATGAATGGGCCCCTCGTCGGGTGGATGTCTTTCAGAGGCATAATGTTCTACCTCCTGATGCAGTTATTTCTGCTGGTTCTGTCAATTCTTCATGTACAGCAG GAGGTGGACAGTTATATATGTGGGGCAAAATAAAGAGCACCGGTGATGACTGGATGTATCCTAAACCTCTAATGGATCTAAG TGGTTGGAATTTACGATGCATGGATTCTGGCAGCATGCACCATTTTGTTGGTGCTGATAACTCCTGCATAAGTTGGGGCCATGCTCAGTATGGTGAATTGGGATATGGTCCTGCTGGACAGAA GTCTTCAGCAATACCCAAGAAGGTAGAGATTCTCGATGGCATGCATGTTATTGG TGTTGCATGTGGTATGGGCCATTCAATGGTTATAGTTGATAGAAAAAATGCAGCTGATCGACTTGAACAG CTGGATACATATGATGGCAAAGCTTCTGGTGAAGGTACTG GGAGTGAGGAACCTGAGAACAAAATTCCAGCTGCTAAGCCTAGTACAAAGAAAGCTGCAGCTAAAAATTCTGATACTTTGAAGAAAAGGAAGAAGTCCAAAGATTCATCAGAATCAGAAAACGAAGAGATGAGTGATGATGAAAGCGGGAATAGCGAAGAAGAGGCGAATGGCCGGACACCAAAAAGTAAGCGAGGTGGAAAGGCTTCTGGTAAAGGTGGACGGGGCCGCCCTGCTTCGGCAAGTAAAGGTAGCACTGGCAAGAGAGGTAGGCCAAGGAAGACATAG
- the LOC126665028 gene encoding histone H3.3 → MARTKQTARKSTGGKAPRKQLATKAARKSAPTTGGVKKPHRYRPGTVALREIRKYQKSTELLIRKLPFQRLVREIAQDFKTDLRFQSHAVLALQEAAEAYLVGLFEDTNLCAIHAKRVTIMPKDIQLARRIRGERA, encoded by the exons ATGGCTCGTACTAAGCAAACTGCCCGAAAATCAACTGGTGGTAAGGCTCCACGAAAGCAGCTCGCCACGAAG GCTGCAAGGAAATCCGCACCAACTACTGGCGGTGTCAAGAAGCCTCATCGTTATCGTCCTGGAACTGTGGCTCTCCG TGAAATTCGTAAGTATCAAAAGAGTACTGAGCTTTTGATCAGAAAGCTTCCATTCCAGCGTCTTGTTCGTGAAATTGCGCAAGATttcaag ACGGATTTGAGGTTCCAGAGTCACGCAGTGCTTGCACTTCAGGAGGCTGCAGAAGCTTATTTGGTGGGTCTGTTTGAGGACACAAATCTTTGCGCAATTCATGCTAAGAGGGTTACCATCATGCCCAAAGATATCCAGCTTGCAAGGAGGATTCGTGGTGAACGTGCTTAA
- the LOC126657976 gene encoding cytochrome P450 83B1-like, which translates to MLPIFFLVLVPIFLAFIFKKLKFTPSHHQPPGPSGLPIIGNLLQLDNTNIHKYLWQLSKQYGPLMSLRLCFKPTLVVSSAEMAKQVMKIQDLDFCSRPNLAGLRKLSYNGLDLAFAPYDDYWREIRKICVVHLFSANRSQSFRPIREDEVFNMTINIAKLAGESKPVNLTEQMMGLTSTSICRVAFGKKLEENEAKRLHKLLTETQNMFTAFFFSDYFPYVGWVVDKMSGLMSRLEKNFQEFDVFYQQLIDEHLDPKYTESMHELHGNFLDVLLQIWKDQSLKIQLSFDHIKAILMNVFVAGTDTSAATAVWAMCFLMKYPEAMRKAQQEVRKLVGQKGFVDEDDVQQLCYLKAVVKETMRLQPTVPTLLPRESLNNCTLGGYRIMKETLIFVNVFAIGRDPQIWENPSEFVPERFLNSRIDVKGQDFELIPFGAGRRICPGLFIGMANVELSLANLLYKFDWEMPGGMKPEEMDTDNVLPGLTVHKKDPLLLLAKNYI; encoded by the exons atgttaCCCATTTTCTTCCTTGTACTTGTCCCAATTTTCCTAgcgtttattttcaaaaaactcAAATTCACACCCAGTCATCATCAACCTCCGGGACCTTCAGGTCTTCCCATAATAGGAAACCTACTTCAACTTGATAACACAAACATTCACAAATATTTATGGCAACTTTCCAAACAATACGGCCCTCTCATGTCTTTAAGACTATGTTTCAAGCCCACCCTCGTCGTCTCTTCAGCTGAAATGGCTAAACAAGTTATGAAAATCCAAGATCTTGATTTTTGCAGTCGGCCAAATCTTGCCGGTCTGCGAAAATTATCTTACAATGGTCTTGACTTAGCTTTTGCACCTTACGATGATTACTGGAGAGAGATAAGAAAAATTTGCGtcgttcatctttttagcgcaAACCGTAGCCAAAGTTTTCGACCCATCAGAGAAGATGAAGTTTTTAACATGACTATAAACATTGCGAAACTAGCTGGTGAATCTAAACCTGTAAACTTGACTGAACAAATGATGGGTCTTACGAGTACTTCTATTTGCAGAGTTGCCTTCGGTAAGAAGCTCGAGGAAAACGAAGCGAAGAGATTGCATAAGCTGCTTACTGAAACACAAAATATGTTTACAGCTTTCTTCTTTTCGGATTATTTTCCTTACGTCGGATGGGTAGTTGATAAAATGTCAGGACTCATGTCGAGACTTGAAAAGAATTTTCAAGAATTTGATGTTTTCTACCAACAACTTATCGACGAGCATCTTGATCCTAAATATACAGAAAGTATGCATGAGCTGCACGGCAACTTTCTTGATGTTTTGCTTCAAATTTGGAAGGATCAGTCTCTTAAAATCCAGCTATCTTTTGATCACATCAAAGCTATATTGATG AATGTATTTGTTGCTGGAACGGACACAAGTGCTGCTACTGCGGTTTGGGCCATGTGCTTTCTAATGAAATATCCTGAAGCAATGAGAAAAGCTCAGCAAGAAGTTAGAAAATTAGTGGGACAAAAGGGTTTTGTTGATGAAGATGATGTCCAACAATTGTGTTACCTAAAGGCAGTTGTGAAAGAGACAATGAGACTCCAACCAACAGTCCCAACACTACTCCCAAGGGAATCACTCAACAATTGCACTTTAGGAGGTTATCGGATCATGaaagaaaccctaatttttgTGAATGTATTTGCAATTGGAAGAGATCCTCAAATTTGGGAGAATCCATCCGAGTTTGTTCCTGAAAGATTCTTGAACAGTCGAATCGACGTAAAGGGACAAGATTTTGAGCTTATACCGTTTGGTGCTGGCCGGAGAATTTGTCCCGGTTTGTTCATCGGAATGGCCAATGTAGAGCTTTCACTTGCTAATCTTCTCTATAAATTTGACTGGGAAATGCCAGGTGGAATGAAACCGGAAGAGATGGACACAGATAATGTGCTGCCTGGTCTTACGGTACACAAAAAGGATCCTCTCCTGCTGCTAGCTAAGAACTACATCTGA
- the LOC126673334 gene encoding aldehyde oxidase GLOX produces the protein MSHYYSFIVHFLSFFLLLTTLPCHRFLTEAAGTGGRWELLQENIGITAMHMQLLHNDRVVIFDRTDFGRSNLSLPNGKCREDPTELVLKTDCTAHSVEYDVLTNTFRPLMVQTNVWCSSGAVMPDGRLIQTGGFNDGERKVRVFNPCSTCDWKEVGDGLKARRWYATNQILPDGKQIIIGGRRQFNYEFYPKTSAPDVYSLPFLVQTNDRGIENNLYPFVFLNTDGNLFIFSNNRAILFDYKVAKVVKTYPTIPGGDPRCYPSTGSAVLLPLKNLQQPDIEAEVLICGGAPKGSYTEAGKGNFVKALDTCGRIKITDANPQWSIETMPQARVMGDMILLPNGDVLIVNGAGEGTAGWEYGRTPVLSPVIYKPNNAVKSRFEEQNPSAIPRMYHSTAILLRNGRILVGGSNPHINYEFGNDVMFPTELRLEAFYPPYLDTVKNNLRPKIISPTSNKASIGYNEKLVIRFKVTDTVIPNTVSVTMVAPSFTTHSFSMNQRLLVLGNEKVTNVETTSYDVEVITPRSSNLAPSGFYLLFVVHQGIPSEGIWVQIK, from the coding sequence atgTCTCATTATTATTCTTTCATTGTCCACTTTCTTTCCTTTTTCCTCCTCCTTACAACCCTCCCATGTCACCGGTTTCTAACAGAGGCCGCCGGTACCGGTGGCCGGTGGGAGCTATTGCAAGAAAACATCGGCATCACAGCTATGCACATGCAACTCCTTCATAACGACCGTGTCGTAATCTTTGACCGGACAGACTTCGGTAGGTCAAATCTGTCATTACCAAATGGTAAATGTCGAGAGGATCCAACTGAGCTTGTGCTCAAAACTGATTGCACTGCTCATTCAGTTGAGTACGATGTTTTAACAAACACATTTCGTCCTCTCATGGTTCAAACGAACGTTTGGTGCTCCTCCGGTGCTGTCATGCCCGACGGACGTTTGATTCAGACAGGAGGTTTTAACGACGGCGAACGTAAGGTTAGAGTTTTTAATCCTTGCAGTACTTGTGATTGGAAGGAGGTCGGCGATGGACTCAAAGCAAGAAGATGGTATGCTACTAATCAAATATTACCCGACGGTAAACAAATTATTATCGGTGGAAGAAGACAGTTTAACTATGAGTTTTATCCAAAAACTTCTGCGCCAGATGTTTACAGTTTACCATTTCTAGTACAAACGAATGATCGTGGAATAGAAAATAATCTTTACCCGTTTGTGTTTCTAAATACCGAtggaaatttgtttattttttctaataatCGAGCCATACTGTTCGACTACAAGGTGGCTAAAGTGGTCAAAACGTACCCAACAATACCAGGTGGCGATCCGAGATGCTATCCTAGCACAGGATCTGCGGTGTTGCTTCCATTGAAGAATTTACAACAACCAGACATTGAAGCTGAAGTTTTAATATGCGGCGGTGCTCCGAAAGGCTCTTATACGGAAGCGGGAAAAGGCAACTTTGTCAAAGCATTGGATACTTGCGGAAGAATCAAGATTACAGACGCAAACCCACAATGGAGTATTGAGACTATGCCTCAAGCTAGAGTCATGGGTGACATGATCTTACTTCCAAACGGGGACGTTTTGATCGTCAACGGTGCCGGTGAAGGAACAGCTGGATGGGAATACGGTAGAACCCCAGTTTTGAGTCCTGTGATTTATAAACCGAATAATGCAGTAAAATCAAGATTCGAGGAGCAAAACCCTAGTGCCATTCCAAGAATGTATCATTCTACGGCGATTTTGCTTAGAAATGGAAGAATTCTTGTTGGTGGAAGCAATCCTCATATTAATTATGAGTTTGGTAATGATGTTATGTTTCCGACTGAGCTCAGATTAGAAGCATTTTATCCACCGTATTTGGACACAGTAAAAAACAATCTGAGGCCAAAGATTATTTCTCCGACGTCAAATAAAGCTAGCATTGGCTATAACGAGAAGTTAGTTATACGGTTTAAGGTTACAGATACTGTTATTCCAAATACGGTGTCGGTTACAATGGTGGCGCCATCTTTCACAACACATTCTTTCTCGATGAACCAGAGATTGTTGGTTCTTGGTAATGAGAAAGTCACGAATGTTGAAACGACGTCGTATGATGTTGAGGTTATCACTCCACGTTCGAGTAATCTTGCACCATCAGGATTTTATCTGTTGTTTGTGGTTCATCAGGGAATACCAAGTGAGGGCATTTGGGTTCAAATAAAGTGA